A genomic segment from Bacillus cereus G9842 encodes:
- the ctaB gene encoding protoheme IX farnesyltransferase codes for MNHATSELHDESAVTSVPETTRIQDLKALVKMGIVNSNTLTVFTGFWLALHFNGLSVMDNLDKLFFTIVGSGLVMAGVCCLNNYIDRDIDPLMERTKTRPTVTGKYKPGFALTFGLVILLLGFVFLLLTTPMAVLMGFIGAFTYVVLYSLWTKRKYTLNTVVGSISGAVPPLIGWAAIDPSLGHPIAWMLFLIMFIWQIPHFLALAMKRVDEYRNAGIPMLPVVHGFEITKRQIMIWTVCLLPLPFYMSGLGITFMVIATLLNIGWIVLGFYGFRKKDDIKWSVQMFVYSLNYLTILFVSMIVVTFF; via the coding sequence ATGAACCATGCAACAAGTGAGCTGCATGATGAGTCCGCTGTTACAAGTGTACCGGAAACAACTCGGATACAAGATTTAAAAGCACTCGTTAAAATGGGGATTGTAAACTCAAATACACTTACTGTATTTACAGGATTTTGGTTGGCATTACACTTTAATGGATTAAGTGTAATGGACAATCTGGATAAGTTATTCTTTACAATCGTTGGTTCTGGATTAGTTATGGCAGGGGTATGTTGTTTAAACAACTACATTGATCGAGACATCGATCCATTAATGGAAAGAACAAAGACCCGTCCAACGGTTACTGGAAAGTATAAACCAGGATTTGCACTTACATTTGGACTAGTCATATTACTTCTTGGTTTTGTATTTTTATTATTAACAACACCAATGGCAGTCTTAATGGGATTTATTGGTGCTTTCACATATGTTGTTCTATATAGTTTATGGACAAAGAGAAAGTATACACTAAATACTGTTGTAGGTAGTATATCTGGTGCAGTTCCACCTTTAATTGGATGGGCAGCAATCGATCCATCTTTAGGTCATCCAATTGCTTGGATGTTATTTTTAATTATGTTTATTTGGCAAATCCCACATTTCCTTGCATTAGCGATGAAACGTGTTGATGAATATCGAAATGCAGGAATTCCAATGCTTCCTGTAGTTCATGGATTTGAAATTACGAAACGCCAAATTATGATTTGGACAGTATGTTTATTACCACTACCATTTTATATGAGTGGACTAGGGATAACATTTATGGTAATTGCAACACTGCTTAACATCGGATGGATCGTTTTAGGATTTTATGGATTCCGTAAGAAAGATGACATAAAATGGTCCGTGCAAATGTTTGTTTATTCCCTAAATTATTTAACAATCTTATTTGTATCAATGATTGTAGTTACATTCTTCTAA
- the ctaA gene encoding heme A synthase, with the protein MQRFIKWLAVITSLDLLIVLLGGALVTKTGSGQGCGKSWPLCNGEFVPSNLSMETIIELSHRLTSGSAGILVTLLCILSWKYYKHVRETKTLAILSFVFLVAQALMGAAAVVWGQMPAVLAIHFGISLISFASVILLTCLIFEIDQKFDARSLIMDKKMKFHIYGVTIYSYIVVYTGALVRHERASLACPDFPLCSKNRPMPTQLHEWVQMGHRVAAMLIFAWILYAMILAIRHYKQQPVVYWGWIISFILVTLQAVVGVLVVFTNASLAMALLHSLFISCLFAVLCYLVMLGTRIKVNAKEAGSTSKQTK; encoded by the coding sequence TTGCAACGCTTTATTAAATGGTTAGCAGTCATTACAAGCCTTGATTTATTAATAGTTTTATTAGGAGGCGCTTTAGTTACAAAAACAGGTTCTGGTCAAGGTTGTGGTAAATCATGGCCACTTTGTAACGGTGAATTTGTTCCATCTAATTTATCAATGGAAACTATTATTGAACTTAGCCACCGATTAACATCAGGATCAGCTGGAATTCTTGTCACTCTCCTTTGTATTTTGTCCTGGAAATATTATAAACATGTGCGTGAAACAAAAACGTTAGCAATTTTATCCTTCGTATTTTTAGTTGCACAAGCATTAATGGGAGCAGCAGCAGTTGTTTGGGGACAAATGCCAGCTGTACTTGCTATCCATTTCGGTATTTCCTTAATTTCATTTGCTTCTGTCATTTTATTAACGTGTCTTATCTTTGAAATTGACCAAAAATTTGATGCACGTTCTCTTATTATGGACAAAAAAATGAAATTTCATATTTATGGTGTAACAATTTACAGTTATATCGTCGTCTACACAGGTGCTTTAGTACGTCACGAACGAGCTAGCTTAGCCTGTCCAGACTTTCCTTTATGTAGCAAAAACAGACCTATGCCAACTCAACTACATGAATGGGTTCAAATGGGCCATAGAGTTGCAGCGATGTTAATTTTCGCTTGGATACTATACGCGATGATTCTCGCTATTCGCCATTACAAGCAGCAACCTGTAGTATATTGGGGATGGATCATTTCATTTATCCTTGTTACACTTCAAGCTGTAGTAGGAGTTTTAGTTGTATTTACAAACGCTAGTTTAGCGATGGCATTGTTACATTCTCTATTCATTTCTTGCTTGTTTGCCGTACTATGCTATTTAGTTATGTTAGGAACAAGAATTAAAGTGAATGCAAAAGAAGCCGGATCAACTTCTAAACAAACAAAATAA
- the pyc gene encoding pyruvate carboxylase, with the protein MTKLQRIQKVLVANRGEIAIRVFRACSELGLKTVAIYSKEDSGSYHRYKADESYLVGEGKKPIDAYLDIEGIIEIAKSNHVDAIHPGYGFLSENIQFAKRCEEEGIIFIGPKSKHLDMFGDKVKARTQAQLAQIPVIPGSDGPVDSLEEVEKFAEKYDYPIIIKASLGGGGRGMRIVRTSEELGESYNRAKSEAKAAFGNDEVYVEKFVEKPKHIEVQILADEEGNVVHLYERDCSVQRRHQKVVEIAPSVSLSDDLRQRICDAAVKLTKNVNYLNAGTVEFLVKDDEFYFIEVNPRVQVEHTITEMITGVDIVQSQILIADGHSLHSKMVGVPKQEEVVVHGFAIQSRVTTEDPLNNFMPDTGKIMAYRSGGGFGVRLDTGNSFQGAVITPYYDSLLVKVTTWALTFEQAAAKMERNLKEFRIRGIKTNIPFLENVVKHKNFLSGEYDTSFIDVSPELFLFPKRKDRGTKMLNYIGSVTVNGFPGVGKKEKPIFPDARIPNVLHSEPIQNGTKQILDERGADGLVKWVQDQKRVLLTDTTFRDAHQSLLATRIRTKDLHQIAEPTARMLPNLFSAEMWGGATFDVAYRFLKEDPWERLLDLREKMPNVLFQMLLRSSNAVGYKNYPDNLIQKFVECSAQAGIDVFRIFDSLNWVEGMRVAIDAVRDTGKIAEATMCYTGDIHDPLRSKYDLNYYKNLAKELEASGAHILGIKDMAGLLKPNAAYDLVSALKETVSIPIHLHTHDTSGNGILTYTKAIEAGVDIVDVAVSSMAGQTSQPSANTLFYALGGNERQPDVNIDSLEKLSHYWEDVRKYYAPFESGMNAPHTEVYMHEMPGGQYSNLQQQAKAVGLGDRFDEVKVMYRRVNDMFGDIVKVTPSSKVVGDMALFMVQNHLTEQDVLERGHALDFPGSVVEMFSGDLGQPYGGFPKELQKIILKGKEPLTVRPGELLEPVDFDALKEELFHKLGREVTIFDVVAYALYPKVFMDYEKVAELYGNVSVLDTPTFFYGMRLGEEIDVEIEQGKTLMVKLVSIGEPQPDGNRVLYLEFNGQPREIVVKDENVKATVAQRVKGNRENPNHISATMPGTVIKVVVKEGDEVKKGDSMAITEAMKMETTVQAPFNGKVKKVYVNDGDAIQTGDLLIELDH; encoded by the coding sequence ATGACAAAGCTGCAACGTATTCAAAAAGTATTGGTAGCTAACCGTGGAGAGATTGCAATTCGTGTGTTTCGAGCTTGTTCGGAACTAGGATTAAAAACAGTTGCAATCTATTCTAAAGAGGATAGTGGTTCTTATCATCGCTATAAAGCCGATGAGTCCTATTTAGTTGGGGAAGGAAAAAAACCAATTGATGCTTATCTAGATATTGAAGGCATTATTGAGATTGCAAAAAGTAATCATGTAGATGCAATCCACCCTGGATATGGTTTCTTGTCAGAAAATATTCAATTCGCGAAACGTTGCGAAGAAGAAGGAATTATCTTTATCGGTCCGAAAAGTAAGCATTTAGATATGTTTGGAGATAAAGTGAAAGCAAGAACACAAGCGCAGCTAGCACAAATTCCAGTTATACCTGGTAGTGATGGTCCAGTAGATTCATTAGAAGAAGTCGAAAAATTTGCTGAAAAGTATGATTACCCGATTATTATTAAAGCGTCCCTTGGTGGTGGCGGTCGTGGTATGCGTATTGTGCGTACTAGTGAGGAATTAGGAGAATCATATAATCGAGCGAAATCAGAAGCGAAAGCAGCCTTTGGTAATGATGAAGTTTACGTCGAAAAATTCGTTGAAAAACCTAAACATATAGAAGTACAAATTTTAGCAGATGAAGAAGGCAATGTTGTTCATTTATACGAGCGTGACTGTTCTGTACAACGTCGTCATCAAAAAGTTGTAGAAATAGCACCGAGTGTATCACTTTCAGATGATCTGCGTCAGCGTATTTGTGATGCTGCTGTGAAGTTAACGAAAAATGTAAACTATTTAAATGCAGGAACAGTAGAATTCCTTGTAAAAGATGATGAGTTTTACTTCATTGAAGTAAATCCACGTGTTCAAGTAGAACATACGATTACAGAAATGATTACAGGAGTAGATATCGTTCAATCACAAATTTTAATAGCTGATGGACATTCATTACATAGCAAAATGGTAGGTGTGCCGAAGCAAGAGGAAGTAGTTGTGCATGGATTTGCAATTCAATCTCGTGTAACAACTGAAGATCCGCTAAATAATTTTATGCCGGATACAGGAAAAATTATGGCGTATCGATCAGGCGGTGGTTTTGGTGTGCGTCTTGATACAGGAAATAGCTTCCAAGGTGCAGTTATTACACCGTACTACGATTCTTTACTTGTAAAAGTTACAACTTGGGCACTTACTTTTGAGCAAGCAGCTGCAAAAATGGAACGTAACTTAAAAGAATTCCGTATTCGTGGTATTAAAACAAATATTCCATTCCTAGAGAATGTAGTAAAACATAAAAACTTTTTATCAGGAGAATATGATACTTCGTTTATTGATGTGTCACCTGAACTATTCTTGTTCCCGAAACGTAAAGACCGCGGAACGAAAATGTTAAATTATATTGGTTCAGTAACAGTAAATGGCTTCCCAGGAGTAGGGAAAAAAGAGAAACCAATTTTTCCAGATGCTCGTATACCGAATGTATTACACTCAGAGCCAATCCAAAATGGCACGAAACAAATTTTGGATGAGCGTGGAGCGGACGGATTAGTAAAGTGGGTACAGGATCAAAAACGTGTACTTTTGACGGATACAACATTCCGTGATGCACATCAGTCATTACTTGCAACTCGTATTCGTACAAAAGATTTACATCAAATTGCAGAGCCAACAGCGAGAATGTTACCGAACCTATTCTCAGCGGAAATGTGGGGCGGTGCAACGTTTGATGTTGCGTATCGTTTCTTAAAAGAAGATCCATGGGAACGATTACTAGATCTTCGTGAAAAAATGCCGAACGTGTTATTCCAAATGTTACTTCGTTCTTCAAACGCAGTTGGATACAAAAACTATCCAGATAATTTAATCCAAAAATTTGTAGAATGTTCTGCTCAAGCTGGCATTGATGTATTCCGTATTTTTGATAGTTTAAACTGGGTAGAAGGCATGAGAGTTGCAATTGATGCTGTACGAGATACTGGTAAAATTGCAGAAGCAACAATGTGCTACACAGGAGATATTCATGATCCATTACGTAGTAAATATGATTTGAATTATTATAAAAACTTAGCAAAAGAGTTGGAAGCATCGGGAGCTCACATTTTAGGTATTAAAGATATGGCTGGCTTACTAAAACCAAACGCAGCATATGATTTAGTTTCAGCATTAAAAGAGACGGTATCGATTCCGATTCACCTGCATACGCACGATACGAGTGGAAATGGTATATTAACGTATACGAAGGCAATTGAAGCAGGTGTTGATATTGTCGATGTAGCAGTGAGTTCTATGGCTGGTCAAACGTCACAACCGAGTGCGAACACATTATTCTATGCACTAGGTGGAAATGAAAGACAACCAGATGTTAATATCGATTCTTTAGAAAAGCTATCTCATTATTGGGAAGATGTACGCAAATACTATGCACCGTTTGAAAGTGGTATGAATGCACCTCACACAGAGGTATATATGCATGAAATGCCAGGTGGACAGTATAGTAATCTTCAACAACAAGCGAAGGCGGTTGGTTTAGGAGATCGCTTTGATGAAGTGAAAGTAATGTACCGTCGTGTGAATGACATGTTTGGAGATATTGTAAAAGTAACACCGTCATCAAAAGTTGTTGGCGATATGGCATTATTTATGGTTCAAAACCACCTGACAGAACAAGATGTTTTAGAGCGTGGACATGCGTTGGACTTCCCGGGATCTGTTGTTGAAATGTTCTCTGGTGATTTAGGTCAACCGTACGGTGGTTTCCCGAAAGAATTGCAAAAGATTATTTTAAAAGGGAAAGAGCCGTTAACAGTAAGACCAGGTGAACTACTAGAGCCAGTAGATTTCGACGCGTTAAAAGAAGAATTATTCCATAAACTTGGACGCGAAGTAACAATTTTTGATGTAGTTGCATATGCATTATATCCAAAAGTATTTATGGACTATGAAAAAGTTGCTGAGCTTTATGGAAATGTATCTGTACTTGATACACCGACGTTCTTCTATGGTATGAGACTAGGTGAAGAAATTGATGTGGAGATTGAACAAGGTAAGACATTGATGGTTAAACTTGTATCAATTGGAGAACCACAGCCGGATGGAAATCGTGTCCTTTACTTGGAATTTAATGGTCAACCACGTGAAATTGTCGTGAAAGACGAGAATGTGAAAGCAACAGTTGCACAACGTGTGAAAGGAAACCGTGAAAATCCAAATCACATTAGTGCAACAATGCCAGGAACGGTAATTAAAGTAGTTGTAAAAGAAGGCGATGAAGTGAAAAAAGGCGATTCTATGGCAATTACAGAGGCAATGAAAATGGAAACGACAGTTCAAGCGCCGTTTAATGGTAAAGTGAAAAAAGTATATGTTAACGATGGTGATGCAATTCAAACGGGTGATTTACTTATTGAATTAGATCACTAA
- a CDS encoding FtsW/RodA/SpoVE family cell cycle protein, translating into MKKVWKSMDYSLVLPLVILCVLGVIMVYSSSSIVAISRFDKPANFFFKRQLITLVVGTIVLIIIATIPYKVWRKRIFLLGSYGASVALLAAAAFFTKKVNGANGWIFGIQPAEFVKITVILVLAHFFAKRQETNTPVSKGSGPVLIGVGIIMFLILKQNDLGTDLLIAGTVGIMFLCSGVQVNLWIKRIALTSIVWIPALYLLGNYALNPYQKARFSVFLDPFNDPQKDGFQLVNSFIGIASGGLNGRGLGNSVQKYGYLPEPQTDFIMAIISEELGFIGVAIILICLLLIIIRSFRVAQKCTDPFGSLIAIGIASLFGVQTFINVGGMSGVIPLTGVPLPFVSYGGSSLLANLLAMGILLNIASHVKRQEKQQNGLMKEKEQNGPHLVVVK; encoded by the coding sequence ATGAAAAAAGTATGGAAATCAATGGATTATTCATTGGTACTTCCTCTTGTTATCTTATGTGTGCTGGGAGTTATAATGGTATATAGTTCTAGTTCCATTGTTGCGATTTCGAGATTTGATAAACCAGCAAATTTCTTTTTTAAAAGACAATTAATTACTTTAGTTGTTGGGACAATAGTATTAATAATTATTGCTACTATCCCATATAAAGTTTGGAGAAAACGAATTTTTTTGTTGGGGAGTTACGGTGCTAGTGTTGCCTTATTAGCTGCAGCTGCTTTTTTCACTAAGAAAGTAAACGGTGCAAACGGGTGGATATTTGGAATACAGCCTGCAGAATTTGTTAAGATAACAGTTATTCTCGTCTTAGCTCATTTCTTTGCCAAAAGACAAGAAACGAATACACCTGTTTCCAAAGGGTCAGGTCCAGTACTTATTGGTGTTGGTATAATCATGTTTTTAATATTAAAGCAAAATGATTTAGGTACTGATTTGTTAATTGCAGGAACAGTAGGAATTATGTTTCTTTGTTCGGGAGTACAGGTTAACTTATGGATTAAACGAATTGCTTTAACTTCTATAGTATGGATTCCAGCACTATATCTGCTTGGTAATTATGCATTAAATCCATATCAAAAGGCACGTTTTTCTGTTTTCCTTGATCCGTTTAATGATCCTCAAAAGGATGGATTTCAATTAGTGAATTCATTTATTGGAATCGCTTCTGGAGGGCTTAATGGTAGAGGATTAGGGAATAGTGTACAAAAATATGGTTATTTACCAGAACCGCAAACGGATTTTATAATGGCAATTATATCTGAAGAACTTGGTTTTATAGGTGTAGCTATCATTTTAATCTGTTTATTACTAATTATTATTCGGTCATTTAGAGTTGCACAAAAGTGTACAGATCCATTTGGAAGTTTAATAGCTATCGGAATTGCAAGCTTGTTTGGAGTTCAAACGTTTATTAATGTTGGTGGTATGTCTGGGGTAATACCACTTACCGGAGTACCATTACCGTTTGTCAGTTACGGTGGTAGTTCTTTATTAGCTAATCTACTTGCGATGGGGATACTACTCAATATTGCTAGTCACGTGAAACGACAAGAGAAACAACAGAATGGATTAATGAAAGAAAAAGAACAAAATGGACCACATCTTGTAGTTGTAAAATAA
- a CDS encoding YlaN family protein — translation MASETVANHQEKALALLQADAEKILRLIKVQMDHLTMPQCPLYEEVLDTQMFGLSREVDFAVRLGLIAEEQGKAMLGELERELSALHEAFTNKQQ, via the coding sequence TTGGCGTCTGAGACAGTAGCAAATCATCAGGAAAAGGCACTAGCCCTTCTACAAGCGGATGCAGAGAAGATTTTAAGACTTATTAAGGTGCAAATGGACCATCTTACAATGCCGCAATGTCCATTATATGAAGAAGTGTTAGACACACAAATGTTTGGACTATCCCGCGAGGTCGATTTTGCAGTTCGCCTTGGTCTTATTGCAGAAGAACAAGGGAAAGCAATGTTAGGTGAGCTCGAACGTGAGTTATCTGCACTTCATGAAGCGTTTACAAACAAACAACAATAA
- a CDS encoding PhoH family protein, with amino-acid sequence MDKIYVLDTNVLLQDPLSIFSFETNEVVIPAVVLEEVDSKKRYMDEVGRNARYVSKLIDKFREIGKLHESIPLENGGTFRIELNHRSFVQLQDIFVEKTNDNRILAVAKNLSLEEQEKEDGKSVILVSKDVLVRVKADAIGLKAEDYLSDRVIEVENIYSGFLEGYISKEQLDYFYEKGELPLSEIANHPFYPNQFVVMKDALGGSSSALGIVDHLGKKVKKLIFHNEQVWGIRPRNVQQIMGLELLLREDIPLVTLTGKAGTGKTLLALASGLMQTEDLGLYKKLLVARPIVPVGKDIGYLPGEKEEKLRPWMQPIFDNLEYLFNTKKPGELDAILAGMGSIEVEALTYIRGRSIPDQFIIIDEAQNLTKHEVKTILTRVGEKSKIVLMGDPQQIDHPYLDEYNNGLTYVVEKFKEQRISGHVKFVKGERSNLAQLAADLL; translated from the coding sequence TTGGATAAAATTTATGTGTTAGATACGAATGTACTTTTGCAGGATCCTTTATCTATTTTTTCATTTGAAACCAATGAAGTAGTGATTCCAGCAGTTGTATTAGAAGAGGTTGATTCGAAAAAACGTTATATGGATGAAGTAGGACGAAATGCTCGTTATGTATCTAAGTTAATAGATAAATTTCGTGAAATAGGAAAGCTGCATGAAAGTATCCCGCTAGAAAATGGCGGAACATTTCGTATTGAATTAAACCATCGTTCATTTGTGCAACTACAAGATATTTTTGTAGAAAAAACAAATGATAATCGAATTTTAGCTGTAGCAAAAAATTTATCTTTAGAAGAACAGGAAAAAGAGGACGGGAAGTCTGTTATTTTAGTAAGTAAAGATGTACTCGTAAGGGTAAAAGCTGATGCAATTGGTTTGAAGGCTGAAGATTATTTAAGTGATCGCGTAATTGAAGTAGAAAATATATATTCTGGCTTTTTAGAAGGATATATATCAAAAGAACAATTGGATTATTTTTATGAGAAAGGTGAATTGCCTCTATCTGAAATTGCGAATCACCCTTTTTACCCAAATCAATTTGTAGTAATGAAAGATGCATTGGGGGGCTCTAGTTCTGCGCTTGGCATCGTGGATCACTTAGGTAAGAAGGTAAAGAAACTTATTTTTCACAATGAACAAGTGTGGGGGATACGACCACGAAACGTGCAGCAAATCATGGGATTAGAATTGTTGCTTCGTGAAGATATTCCGCTTGTAACATTAACGGGGAAAGCCGGCACAGGAAAAACGTTACTTGCGTTAGCTTCGGGACTTATGCAAACAGAAGACTTAGGGTTATATAAAAAATTACTCGTTGCAAGGCCAATTGTTCCAGTCGGAAAAGATATCGGTTATTTACCAGGAGAAAAAGAAGAAAAGTTAAGACCATGGATGCAGCCAATTTTTGATAACCTAGAGTATTTATTTAATACAAAAAAGCCAGGAGAGTTAGATGCTATTTTAGCTGGAATGGGTTCGATTGAAGTAGAAGCCCTTACTTATATACGCGGGAGAAGTATTCCAGATCAGTTCATTATCATTGACGAAGCACAAAATTTAACAAAGCATGAAGTAAAAACGATACTAACTAGGGTAGGGGAAAAGAGTAAGATTGTATTGATGGGAGATCCTCAGCAAATTGATCACCCATATTTAGATGAATATAATAATGGCTTAACGTATGTTGTAGAGAAGTTTAAAGAACAGCGTATTAGTGGTCATGTGAAGTTTGTTAAAGGGGAGCGATCTAATTTAGCTCAACTAGCAGCAGATTTATTGTAA
- a CDS encoding pyridoxamine 5'-phosphate oxidase family protein produces MANVVEPTLTEGLVQTLRKECIVMIATTDFEKQVPNVSAISWVYAVSKTSIRFAVDQRSRIVENIRHNTGVVLTIMANESVFSISGAGEILTDRMEGISLKLTVIEVNVQEVRDVMFYGAKLAIEPTYEKTYDLRAAKKLDNEVLVGIREL; encoded by the coding sequence ATGGCGAATGTAGTAGAGCCTACCTTAACAGAGGGTTTAGTACAAACGTTGCGTAAAGAGTGTATTGTTATGATAGCAACGACAGATTTCGAAAAACAAGTTCCTAACGTAAGTGCTATTTCTTGGGTGTATGCAGTGAGTAAAACTAGTATTCGATTTGCAGTAGATCAACGTTCACGTATTGTGGAAAATATACGGCATAATACAGGTGTGGTATTGACTATAATGGCGAATGAATCCGTATTTTCCATAAGTGGTGCAGGTGAAATTTTGACAGATAGAATGGAAGGCATTTCTTTAAAATTAACTGTAATAGAAGTAAATGTGCAAGAAGTGCGTGATGTTATGTTTTATGGAGCGAAACTTGCAATTGAACCAACATATGAAAAAACATATGATCTTCGGGCAGCGAAAAAGCTGGATAACGAAGTGCTAGTAGGGATAAGAGAATTATAA
- a CDS encoding YlaI family protein yields MRVKCMICDKKDMLDDENPMAKKLRNRPIHTYMCMECSERIAERTMERHASGNFRLYRDKKIEDDW; encoded by the coding sequence ATGAGAGTCAAATGTATGATTTGTGATAAAAAAGATATGTTAGATGATGAAAATCCTATGGCAAAAAAACTGCGTAATCGCCCTATTCATACATATATGTGCATGGAATGTTCGGAACGAATTGCAGAGCGTACAATGGAACGTCATGCAAGTGGTAATTTCCGATTATATCGTGATAAAAAAATCGAAGATGATTGGTAA
- a CDS encoding YlaH-like family protein gives MLERMSFFAKLCKVDENPELGMWLLYGTIIILSALVYNLGFARKLSVLKNIVIYISLAIGCTVLTFFAVFLPVGEGLVVAAIVLGIYRLRLRQAKQQKAG, from the coding sequence GTGTTAGAAAGGATGTCTTTTTTTGCAAAATTGTGTAAGGTAGATGAAAATCCAGAGTTAGGAATGTGGTTACTTTATGGGACGATTATTATATTAAGTGCTCTCGTCTATAATTTAGGGTTTGCTAGAAAGTTGTCTGTACTTAAAAATATTGTGATATACATATCATTAGCAATTGGATGTACAGTATTAACCTTTTTTGCTGTATTTTTACCCGTTGGAGAAGGACTTGTTGTAGCAGCAATTGTACTTGGGATTTATAGATTACGTTTGCGTCAAGCGAAACAACAAAAAGCAGGATGA